The Paracoccus liaowanqingii genome window below encodes:
- a CDS encoding VOC family protein yields the protein MTHPRQRVTLITLGVADLDRAGRFYAGWGWQPHAESQPGVTFYQMQGAALALFPLAELAKDQGRPGAPLGTGAVTLAQNCDGEAEVDAVFDLALGAGASCLKRPEKVFWGGYSGYLADPDGHVWEIACNPFWPLSPEGALTLPDPG from the coding sequence ATGACCCATCCCCGGCAACGCGTCACCCTGATCACCCTCGGCGTGGCCGATCTGGACCGCGCGGGCCGCTTCTATGCGGGCTGGGGCTGGCAGCCCCATGCCGAATCGCAGCCCGGCGTGACCTTCTACCAGATGCAGGGCGCGGCGCTGGCGCTGTTCCCGCTGGCCGAACTGGCCAAGGACCAGGGCCGCCCCGGCGCGCCGCTTGGAACCGGCGCCGTCACCTTGGCGCAGAATTGCGACGGCGAGGCCGAGGTGGACGCGGTCTTCGACCTGGCGCTTGGGGCCGGGGCGAGCTGCCTCAAGCGTCCCGAGAAGGTCTTCTGGGGCGGCTATTCCGGCTATCTGGCCGATCCCGACGGCCATGTCTGGGAGATCGCCTGCAATCCCTTCTGGCCGCTCTCCCCCGAGGGCGCCCTGACCCTGCCCGATCCCGGCTAG
- the recO gene encoding DNA repair protein RecO: MEWQAEGTVIARRPHGETAVIIDVLTLEHGRHAGVVPGGASQKRAAMLQPGARLSLRWRARQADQLGSFTAEPLRMRAGLMADPAALAGLNAVCALLVFVLPERDPHPRLVARTEALLDLIEAGADWPPAYLDWEMLLLDEMGFGLDLSACAVTGGTEGLAYVSPKSGRAVSRAGAGDWADRLLPLPGLMGGAGDNRGNGLAEGLAITGHFLEHRVAAELVGRMLPAARGRLMRRLLRS, encoded by the coding sequence GTGGAGTGGCAGGCCGAGGGCACGGTGATCGCGCGGCGCCCGCATGGCGAGACGGCGGTGATCATCGACGTGCTGACGCTGGAACACGGGCGCCATGCGGGCGTGGTGCCCGGCGGGGCCTCGCAGAAGCGCGCGGCGATGCTGCAGCCGGGCGCGCGGCTGTCGCTGCGCTGGCGCGCGCGGCAGGCCGACCAGCTGGGCAGCTTCACCGCCGAGCCGCTGCGGATGCGCGCGGGCCTGATGGCCGACCCGGCGGCGCTGGCGGGGCTGAACGCGGTCTGCGCGCTGCTGGTCTTCGTGCTGCCCGAGCGCGATCCCCATCCCCGGCTGGTCGCGCGGACCGAGGCGTTGCTGGACCTGATCGAGGCGGGGGCGGACTGGCCGCCCGCCTATCTGGACTGGGAGATGCTGCTTCTGGACGAGATGGGCTTCGGGCTGGACCTGTCGGCCTGCGCAGTGACCGGCGGGACAGAGGGGCTGGCCTATGTCAGCCCGAAATCGGGCCGGGCGGTCAGCCGGGCCGGCGCGGGGGACTGGGCCGACCGTCTGCTGCCTTTGCCCGGGCTGATGGGCGGGGCGGGGGACAATCGCGGCAACGGGCTGGCCGAGGGGCTGGCCATCACCGGGCATTTCCTGGAGCATCGGGTGGCGGCCGAGCTGGTGGGCCGGATGCTGCCCGCGGCCCGGGGGCGGCTGATGCGGCGGCTTCTGCGGTCCTGA
- a CDS encoding META domain-containing protein — protein sequence MSLSIRPAFAAALAVLSLAACETTPAGDPMGGIPANDYVLVGIGNGTVPLRNITLTTRPEGVSGRGPCNGYAATNTVPLPAVAFEPLQTSGVTGCADSAIEQRYFDALQQATEMEYYGGVLRIKGPTWLIFESGRPADQTTDALSAARGNQ from the coding sequence ATGTCCCTCTCGATCCGCCCCGCCTTCGCCGCCGCCCTGGCCGTCCTGAGCCTCGCCGCCTGCGAGACGACGCCCGCCGGCGACCCGATGGGCGGCATCCCGGCCAACGACTACGTGCTGGTCGGCATCGGCAACGGCACCGTGCCCCTGCGCAACATCACCCTGACCACCCGGCCCGAGGGCGTGTCGGGCCGCGGCCCCTGCAACGGCTATGCTGCGACGAACACCGTCCCCCTGCCCGCCGTGGCCTTCGAGCCGCTGCAGACCTCGGGCGTGACCGGCTGCGCAGACAGCGCGATCGAGCAGCGCTATTTCGACGCCCTGCAGCAGGCGACCGAGATGGAATATTACGGCGGCGTGCTGCGCATCAAGGGCCCGACCTGGCTGATCTTCGAAAGCGGCCGCCCGGCCGACCAGACCACAGACGCCCTCTCGGCCGCCCGCGGCAACCAGTAA
- a CDS encoding acyl-CoA dehydrogenase family protein, with protein MKDLQPRAETVLSEIDTLLASATAALRERAAPSGRVDPALLERHQHAAHALSWLATYVEALRQLHAWSTRVDGPMEALIAQIGMGEYLTQIAGGIPMSQTEFARLSDLGIDWQPSDDARALMAGNSAEARAQLAALIADNRGAATFGASGLDEDLEMIRDQFRRWTEDKVTPHAHGWHLRDELIPMAIIEELAELGVFGLTIPEEFGGLGMSKAAMVVVSEELSRGYIGVGSLGTRSEIAAELILCGGTEAQKAQWLPRLASGETLPTAVFTEPNTGSDLGALRTRAVPEGDDWRITGNKTWITHAARTHVMTLLARTEPGTDDYRGLSMFLAEKTPGTDADPFPTQGMTGGEIEVLGYRGMKEYELAFDGFAVAGANLLGGVTGQGFKQLMQTFESARIQTAARAIGVAQNALELGLAYALDRKQFGKPLAAFPRVADKLALMAVEITIARQLTYFSAWEKDHGHRCDVQAGMAKLLGARVAWSAADNALQIHGGNGFALEYQISRVLCDARILNIFEGAAEIQAQVIARRLLE; from the coding sequence ATGAAAGACCTGCAGCCCCGGGCCGAGACGGTCCTGTCCGAGATCGACACGCTTCTGGCCTCTGCCACCGCCGCCCTGCGCGAGAGGGCCGCGCCCTCGGGCCGCGTCGATCCCGCCCTGCTGGAACGCCACCAGCATGCCGCCCACGCCCTGTCCTGGCTGGCCACCTATGTCGAGGCGCTGCGCCAGCTTCACGCCTGGTCGACCCGCGTCGACGGCCCGATGGAGGCGCTGATCGCGCAGATCGGCATGGGCGAATACCTGACGCAGATCGCCGGCGGCATCCCGATGAGCCAGACGGAATTCGCCCGCCTGTCCGACCTGGGGATCGACTGGCAGCCCTCGGACGACGCGCGCGCGCTGATGGCCGGCAATTCCGCCGAGGCGCGGGCCCAGCTGGCTGCCCTGATCGCCGACAACCGCGGCGCGGCGACCTTCGGCGCCTCGGGCCTGGACGAGGATCTGGAGATGATCCGCGACCAGTTCCGCCGCTGGACCGAGGACAAGGTCACCCCCCACGCCCATGGCTGGCACCTGCGCGACGAGCTGATCCCGATGGCCATCATCGAGGAACTGGCCGAGCTGGGCGTCTTCGGCCTGACCATCCCCGAGGAGTTCGGGGGCCTGGGCATGTCCAAGGCCGCGATGGTCGTCGTGTCCGAGGAACTCTCGCGCGGCTATATCGGGGTGGGCAGCCTGGGCACCCGCAGCGAGATCGCGGCCGAGCTGATCCTCTGCGGCGGCACCGAGGCGCAGAAGGCCCAGTGGCTGCCCCGGCTGGCCAGCGGAGAAACCCTGCCGACGGCGGTGTTCACCGAGCCCAATACCGGCAGCGACCTGGGCGCGCTGCGCACCCGCGCGGTGCCCGAGGGAGATGACTGGCGCATCACCGGCAACAAGACCTGGATCACCCACGCCGCGCGCACCCATGTGATGACGCTGCTGGCCCGCACCGAACCGGGCACGGACGACTATCGCGGGCTGTCGATGTTTCTGGCCGAGAAGACCCCCGGGACCGATGCCGACCCCTTCCCGACCCAAGGCATGACCGGCGGCGAGATCGAGGTGCTGGGCTATCGCGGCATGAAGGAATACGAGCTGGCCTTCGACGGCTTTGCCGTCGCGGGAGCGAACCTTTTGGGCGGCGTGACCGGCCAGGGCTTCAAGCAGCTGATGCAGACCTTCGAATCGGCGCGCATCCAGACGGCGGCCCGCGCGATCGGCGTGGCGCAGAACGCGCTGGAACTGGGGCTGGCCTATGCGCTGGACCGCAAGCAGTTCGGCAAGCCCCTGGCCGCCTTCCCCCGCGTGGCCGACAAGCTGGCGCTGATGGCCGTGGAAATCACCATCGCGCGGCAGTTGACTTATTTCAGTGCGTGGGAAAAAGATCACGGTCACCGCTGCGACGTGCAGGCCGGAATGGCCAAGCTGCTGGGCGCCCGCGTGGCCTGGTCTGCGGCGGACAATGCCCTGCAGATCCACGGGGGCAACGGTTTCGCGCTGGAATACCAGATCAGCCGCGTGCTCTGCGACGCCCGGATCCTCAACATCTTCGAGGGTGCGGCCGAGATCCAGGCCCAGGTCATCGCGCGGCGCCTTCTGGAATGA
- a CDS encoding sulfite exporter TauE/SafE family protein, which produces MFGLEPWQFVAAFGITAFAGFVKGALGFAMPMIMASAFGSIMPAPVALAAMILPTLFTNIQQAVRDGRAEAVASAVKFRLHIAMVAIFICVSAGFVTMFPQWLMYAALGVPITLFALLQLSERPLVLNLRHQRRAEGWSGVIGGLYGGISGIWGPPLIVYLLSIGTEKREQVRVQGVVFLIGAVVLTGAHLVSGLLNAATVPLSLVLCIPAFAGMMAGFALQDRLDVGQFRRWTLVLLILTGLNLIRRAFEIWSL; this is translated from the coding sequence ATGTTCGGACTGGAGCCCTGGCAATTCGTGGCGGCCTTCGGGATCACCGCCTTTGCGGGGTTCGTGAAGGGTGCCCTGGGCTTTGCCATGCCGATGATCATGGCCTCGGCCTTCGGGTCGATCATGCCTGCGCCGGTGGCGCTGGCGGCGATGATCCTGCCGACGCTGTTCACCAATATCCAGCAGGCGGTGCGCGACGGGCGGGCCGAGGCGGTGGCCTCGGCGGTCAAGTTCCGGCTGCATATCGCCATGGTCGCGATCTTCATCTGCGTCTCGGCGGGATTCGTCACGATGTTTCCGCAATGGCTGATGTACGCGGCCCTGGGCGTGCCCATCACGCTGTTCGCGCTGTTGCAATTGTCAGAGCGGCCCCTGGTGCTGAACCTGCGTCACCAGCGACGTGCCGAGGGGTGGTCGGGCGTGATCGGGGGCCTTTACGGCGGCATTTCGGGCATCTGGGGGCCGCCGCTGATCGTTTATCTGCTGTCCATCGGCACCGAAAAGCGCGAACAGGTGCGGGTGCAGGGCGTGGTCTTTCTGATCGGCGCGGTGGTGCTGACCGGGGCGCATCTGGTGTCGGGCCTGCTGAACGCCGCCACCGTTCCCCTGTCGCTGGTGCTGTGCATCCCGGCCTTCGCGGGGATGATGGCGGGCTTTGCCTTGCAGGACCGGCTGGATGTGGGGCAGTTTCGGCGCTGGACGCTGGTGCTGCTGATCCTGACGGGGCTGAACCTGATCCGTCGCGCCTTTGAAATCTGGAGCCTGTAA
- the dapE gene encoding succinyl-diaminopimelate desuccinylase, with protein MLDAADLTARLIRCPSVTPEEGGALVLLEDELTAAGFDCHRVDRNGTSNLFARWGARGARTIGFNGHTDVVPPGDLGSWTHPPFSGHWDADDVIWGRGATDMKSGVAAFVTAAIDFVRDTPPDGAVILTITGDEEGPSRDGTIAILDWMAAHGERMDACIVGEPSNPEVMGEMMKIGRRGSVTFRIAAKGVQGHAAYPHRAKNPLHALTRMLAELTAEPLDQGTDHFDPTGLQITSIDCGNPASNVIPEAARAIVNIRFNDLHTGASLTDTLRAHADRIAAETGVALTVSAEISGEAFLTEPGAFVDLVRGVVQQETNRQPVLSTSGGTSDARFVKDHCPVVEFGLVGAHMHQVNERVPAQQVRQLKTIYQRILERYFE; from the coding sequence ATGCTGGACGCCGCCGACCTGACCGCCCGCCTGATCCGCTGCCCCTCGGTCACCCCCGAAGAGGGCGGCGCGCTGGTCCTGCTGGAGGATGAGCTGACGGCGGCGGGCTTCGACTGCCACCGGGTGGATCGCAACGGCACCTCGAACCTGTTCGCGCGGTGGGGGGCTAGGGGCGCGCGGACCATCGGGTTCAACGGCCATACCGATGTAGTGCCGCCAGGCGATCTGGGGTCATGGACCCATCCGCCCTTTTCGGGCCATTGGGACGCCGATGACGTGATCTGGGGACGCGGTGCGACCGACATGAAATCGGGCGTCGCGGCCTTTGTCACCGCCGCCATCGACTTTGTGCGCGACACGCCGCCCGACGGTGCGGTGATCCTGACCATCACCGGGGACGAGGAAGGCCCGTCCCGCGACGGCACCATCGCCATCCTCGACTGGATGGCCGCGCATGGCGAGCGCATGGATGCCTGCATCGTGGGCGAGCCGTCCAATCCCGAGGTGATGGGCGAGATGATGAAGATCGGGCGGCGCGGATCCGTGACCTTCCGCATCGCCGCGAAAGGCGTGCAGGGCCATGCCGCCTATCCGCATCGTGCCAAGAACCCGCTGCATGCGCTGACCCGGATGCTGGCCGAGCTGACCGCCGAACCGCTGGATCAGGGCACGGACCATTTCGATCCCACGGGGCTGCAGATCACCTCGATCGATTGCGGCAATCCGGCTTCGAACGTCATCCCCGAAGCCGCGCGGGCCATCGTCAACATCCGCTTCAACGACCTGCATACCGGCGCCTCGCTGACCGATACGCTGCGCGCCCATGCCGACCGGATCGCGGCCGAGACCGGCGTCGCCCTGACCGTCAGCGCCGAAATCTCGGGCGAGGCGTTCCTGACTGAACCCGGCGCCTTCGTCGATCTGGTGCGCGGCGTCGTCCAGCAGGAAACCAACCGCCAGCCGGTCCTGTCCACCTCGGGCGGGACCTCGGACGCGCGTTTCGTCAAGGATCACTGCCCGGTGGTGGAATTCGGGCTGGTCGGTGCCCACATGCATCAGGTGAACGAACGCGTGCCCGCCCAGCAGGTCCGCCAGCTGAAAACCATTTACCAGCGGATTCTGGAAAGATATTTCGAATGA
- a CDS encoding GNAT family N-acetyltransferase — protein MIIEETRDLAACHALRRTVFIDEQGVPEADEMDDQDAAAIHLLARDGDRPVGSARLLIKGDTGKIGRVCVLADQRGTGLGAALIRAALDVLRDRGMVQARLGSQTHAIGFYEKLGFVAQGPVYDDAGIPHRDMTLNLK, from the coding sequence ATGATCATCGAGGAGACCCGCGATCTGGCCGCCTGCCACGCGCTGCGCCGCACCGTCTTCATCGACGAACAGGGCGTGCCCGAGGCGGACGAGATGGACGATCAGGATGCCGCCGCCATTCATCTGCTGGCGCGCGACGGCGACCGGCCCGTGGGTTCGGCCCGGCTGCTGATCAAGGGCGACACCGGCAAGATCGGCCGCGTCTGCGTCCTGGCCGATCAGCGGGGCACCGGCCTTGGCGCGGCGCTGATCCGCGCGGCGCTGGACGTGCTGCGCGACCGGGGCATGGTGCAGGCGCGGCTCGGCTCGCAAACCCATGCCATCGGATTTTATGAAAAACTTGGCTTTGTCGCCCAAGGGCCGGTCTATGACGACGCGGGCATCCCTCATCGCGACATGACCCTGAACCTGAAGTGA
- the rnr gene encoding ribonuclease R — MTQIPSKAQILEWVAEHPDANSKRDIAKAFGIKGAARIELKRLLKELEAEGQLERRRRHYLDAEKLPPVTVLELLAPDGSGDLFARPLEASGEGPAPRILFVPRKSDPALGRGDRFLGRLIPTLGEDHQYEARLIRRITASPNRITGIFRKDSEGGRILPVDKGQDREWRIRADATLGAENGELVQAEQAGPRARMGLPYARIIERLGDPSAPRAVSLIAIHQHGIPDHFPDKALAEAEAAQPATMKGRDDLRALPLVTIDPSDARDHDDAVAAVVEEDGGASIWVAIADVAHYVRTGSALDREAWGRGNSTYFPDRVVPMLPEALSADLCSLHEGVDRPVIAVEMRLDAQGNKTGHRFHRAMMNSRASLAYEQAQAAADGTPDDQTAPLMDAVIRPLWHAYALLKGARERRQPLDLDLPERRIELTPEGRVKAVAFRERLEAHKLIEEFMVLANVAAAEELSKRQRPLLFRVHEEPSLDKMDALREVAQASGFTLAKGQVLHTSQLNRLLAQAEGTDFDELINISTLRSMTQAYYHPENYGHFGLSLKSYAHFTSPIRRYADLIVHRALISGHGWGKDGLSHDEVERLPETAIHISETERRSMAAERDTTDRYLAAFLSERVGTEMTGRISGVQKFGAFVKLDETGADGLLPIRAIGQEYFHYDPDARTLVGSDTGLEIGIGQRVTVRLAEALPLTGGLVLDLLELEGRTLPRGPGAKTRGRGPRAMAVKSRLAEVKRATKRRRKK, encoded by the coding sequence ATGACCCAGATCCCCAGCAAGGCCCAGATCCTCGAATGGGTGGCCGAACACCCGGACGCCAATTCCAAGCGCGACATCGCCAAGGCCTTCGGCATCAAGGGCGCCGCCCGCATCGAGCTGAAGCGCCTGCTGAAGGAGCTGGAGGCCGAGGGCCAGCTGGAACGCCGCCGCCGCCACTATCTGGACGCCGAGAAGCTGCCCCCCGTCACGGTGCTGGAACTGCTGGCGCCCGACGGATCGGGCGACCTCTTCGCCCGCCCGCTCGAGGCCAGCGGCGAGGGGCCGGCGCCCCGCATCCTCTTCGTGCCGCGCAAGTCCGACCCCGCGCTCGGGCGCGGCGACCGCTTCCTCGGCCGCCTGATCCCGACCTTGGGCGAGGATCACCAATACGAGGCGCGGCTGATCCGCCGCATCACCGCCAGCCCCAACCGCATCACCGGCATCTTCCGCAAGGACAGCGAGGGCGGGCGCATCCTGCCCGTCGACAAGGGCCAGGACCGCGAATGGCGCATTCGCGCCGACGCCACGCTTGGCGCCGAGAACGGCGAGCTGGTGCAGGCCGAACAGGCCGGTCCCCGCGCCCGCATGGGCTTGCCCTATGCCCGCATCATCGAGCGTCTGGGCGACCCTTCCGCCCCGCGCGCCGTCAGCCTGATCGCCATCCACCAGCACGGCATCCCCGACCATTTCCCCGACAAGGCCCTGGCCGAGGCCGAGGCGGCCCAGCCCGCCACCATGAAGGGCCGCGACGACCTGCGCGCCCTGCCGCTGGTCACCATCGACCCCTCGGACGCGCGCGACCATGACGACGCCGTGGCGGCCGTGGTCGAGGAGGATGGCGGCGCCTCGATCTGGGTGGCCATCGCCGATGTCGCCCATTACGTCCGCACCGGCTCGGCGCTGGACCGCGAGGCCTGGGGGCGCGGCAACTCGACCTATTTCCCCGACCGCGTGGTGCCGATGCTGCCCGAGGCGCTGTCGGCCGATCTCTGTTCGCTGCACGAGGGCGTCGACCGCCCAGTGATCGCGGTCGAGATGCGGCTGGACGCGCAGGGCAACAAGACCGGCCACCGCTTCCACCGCGCGATGATGAACAGCCGCGCCAGCCTGGCCTATGAACAGGCGCAGGCCGCCGCCGACGGCACGCCCGACGACCAGACCGCCCCCCTGATGGACGCGGTGATCCGCCCCCTCTGGCATGCCTATGCCCTGCTGAAGGGCGCGCGTGAGCGCCGCCAGCCGCTGGACCTGGACCTGCCCGAACGCCGGATCGAACTGACCCCCGAGGGCCGGGTCAAGGCCGTGGCCTTCCGCGAGCGGCTCGAGGCGCACAAGCTGATCGAGGAGTTCATGGTGCTGGCCAATGTCGCCGCCGCCGAGGAACTGTCGAAACGCCAGCGACCGCTCCTGTTCCGCGTCCACGAGGAGCCCAGCCTCGACAAGATGGACGCGCTGCGCGAGGTGGCCCAGGCCTCGGGCTTCACGCTGGCCAAGGGGCAGGTGCTGCACACCAGCCAGCTGAACCGGCTGCTGGCCCAGGCCGAGGGCACCGATTTCGACGAGCTGATCAACATCTCGACCCTGCGCTCGATGACCCAGGCCTACTACCACCCCGAGAATTACGGCCATTTCGGCCTGTCGCTGAAAAGTTACGCGCATTTCACCTCGCCCATCCGCCGCTATGCCGACCTGATCGTGCACCGCGCCCTGATCAGCGGCCATGGCTGGGGCAAGGACGGGCTCAGCCATGACGAGGTCGAGCGCCTGCCCGAAACGGCGATCCACATCAGCGAGACCGAGCGGCGCTCCATGGCCGCCGAACGCGACACGACCGACCGCTACCTCGCCGCCTTCCTGTCCGAGCGCGTGGGCACCGAGATGACCGGCCGCATCAGCGGCGTCCAGAAGTTCGGCGCCTTCGTCAAGCTGGACGAGACCGGCGCCGACGGGCTCCTGCCCATCCGCGCCATCGGCCAGGAGTATTTCCACTACGACCCCGACGCCCGCACCCTGGTCGGCAGTGATACGGGTCTGGAAATCGGCATCGGCCAGCGCGTCACCGTGCGGCTGGCCGAGGCGCTGCCTCTGACCGGCGGGCTGGTGCTGGACCTGCTGGAACTCGAGGGCCGCACCCTGCCGCGCGGCCCCGGCGCCAAGACCCGCGGTCGCGGCCCCCGCGCCATGGCCGTCAAGTCGCGCCTGGCCGAGGTCAAGCGCGCCACCAAGCGCCGCCGCAAGAAATAG
- a CDS encoding short-chain fatty acid transporter, which translates to MLRILARPATRLMERWLPDAFIFVIVLTLIAALAAMLTQGTDPASLVEMWGNGFWELLSFAMQMLLVLVTGYILASSPPVRRVLARLAGLARSRGGAILLVSVVSLAASWINWGFGLVVGAIFAREIARQVQVDYRLLVAAAYSGFVVWHGGLSGSIPLTVATPGHFTESQIGVIATSDTIFSGWNLLIVAALFIAVPLVNRLMLPLEHEQVLIDPAKLRDAPPEPRSARPTPAEWLETSPILMLLIGIPGLAWLLLHFLGGGALNLNVVNFLFLFLGILCHGTPRSLLAALDDAVRGGAGIVIQFPFYAGIMAIMVESGLAASLSQWFVSISTAETLPFWSFISAGIVNIFVPSGGGQWAVQAPVMLPAAEALGADVAKVVMGVAWGDAWTNLLQPFWALPMLGIAGLKARDIMGFCVIHLVVVGAVVGLVLYVI; encoded by the coding sequence ATGCTGAGAATACTGGCCCGGCCCGCGACGCGGTTGATGGAGCGATGGCTGCCCGACGCCTTCATCTTCGTGATCGTGCTGACGCTGATCGCGGCGCTGGCCGCGATGCTGACGCAGGGCACCGACCCGGCCTCGCTGGTCGAGATGTGGGGCAACGGTTTCTGGGAGCTGCTGTCATTCGCCATGCAGATGCTGCTGGTGCTGGTCACGGGCTACATCCTGGCCTCGTCGCCGCCGGTGCGGCGGGTGCTGGCGCGGCTGGCCGGGCTGGCCCGCTCGCGCGGCGGGGCGATCCTTCTGGTCAGCGTGGTCTCGCTGGCGGCCAGTTGGATCAACTGGGGCTTCGGGCTGGTGGTGGGCGCGATCTTCGCGCGCGAGATCGCCCGGCAGGTGCAGGTCGATTACCGGCTGCTGGTGGCGGCGGCCTATTCGGGCTTCGTCGTCTGGCATGGCGGGCTGTCGGGATCCATTCCGCTGACGGTGGCCACGCCGGGGCATTTCACCGAGAGCCAGATCGGCGTCATCGCGACCTCCGACACGATCTTTTCCGGCTGGAACCTGCTGATCGTCGCCGCGCTGTTCATCGCCGTGCCGCTGGTCAACCGCCTGATGCTGCCCCTGGAGCACGAGCAGGTGCTGATCGACCCGGCGAAGCTGCGCGACGCGCCCCCCGAGCCGCGCAGCGCCCGCCCCACCCCCGCCGAGTGGCTGGAGACCAGCCCGATCCTGATGCTGCTGATCGGCATCCCGGGGCTGGCCTGGCTGCTGCTGCATTTCCTGGGCGGCGGCGCGCTGAACCTGAACGTGGTGAACTTCCTGTTCCTGTTCCTTGGCATCCTCTGCCACGGCACGCCGCGCAGCCTGCTGGCCGCGCTGGACGATGCGGTGCGCGGCGGTGCGGGGATCGTGATCCAGTTCCCCTTCTATGCGGGCATCATGGCGATCATGGTCGAGAGCGGGCTGGCCGCCAGCCTGTCGCAATGGTTCGTGTCGATCTCGACCGCCGAGACGCTGCCCTTCTGGAGCTTCATCTCGGCAGGGATCGTGAACATCTTCGTGCCCTCGGGCGGGGGACAATGGGCGGTGCAGGCGCCGGTCATGCTGCCCGCCGCCGAGGCGCTTGGCGCCGATGTCGCGAAAGTGGTGATGGGCGTGGCTTGGGGCGACGCCTGGACGAACCTGTTGCAGCCCTTCTGGGCGCTGCCGATGCTGGGCATCGCCGGGCTGAAGGCCCGCGACATCATGGGGTTCTGCGTGATCCACCTGGTGGTGGTCGGCGCGGTCGTGGGCTTGGTGCTGTATGTGATCTGA
- a CDS encoding HlyD family type I secretion periplasmic adaptor subunit, which produces MSGPAKTASGDQRWPVRGPILAGIIAVVVLVGGFTIWAVATRISGAVVATGQVEVEQQRQVVQHPDGGVVSSIAVSEGAAVAAGDLLLALDGTLLRTEHTIVEGQYFEILARRGRLEAERGDAQEITFPEELVTTAAEMPALTDLIAGQTSLFRTRLDTLRQSRDQLSKQSEQIDSEIDGIDAQITALARQRELIGRELTDQQSLLDRGLAQASRVLALQREAARMDGELGSLQAARASAASRQTELEIQRLRLAGERREQAETELRDQGYRELELAERRRSLSEQLDRLEIRAPVSGIVYNMQVTTPRSVIRPADPLLYLIPQDRPLVIGARIATINIDEVQLGQPVVLRFSAFSSRTTPEIDGRLDRISADALIDEATRTPYYRAEVSIPPDELEKLGTLALVPGMPVEVYIQTGDRSPMAYLVKPLTDYFNRAFRES; this is translated from the coding sequence ATGAGCGGCCCCGCGAAGACCGCCTCGGGCGATCAGCGCTGGCCGGTGCGCGGGCCGATCCTGGCGGGGATCATCGCCGTCGTGGTGCTGGTGGGCGGCTTCACCATCTGGGCGGTGGCGACGCGCATCTCGGGCGCCGTGGTGGCCACGGGCCAGGTCGAGGTCGAGCAGCAGCGCCAGGTCGTCCAGCATCCCGATGGCGGGGTCGTGTCGAGCATCGCGGTGTCCGAGGGCGCGGCGGTCGCGGCGGGCGATCTGCTGCTGGCGCTGGACGGCACGCTGCTGCGCACCGAACACACCATCGTCGAGGGCCAGTACTTCGAGATCCTCGCCCGCCGCGGCCGGCTGGAGGCCGAGCGCGGCGACGCGCAGGAGATCACCTTCCCCGAGGAGCTGGTGACCACCGCGGCCGAGATGCCCGCGCTGACCGACCTGATCGCGGGCCAGACCAGCCTGTTCCGCACCCGCCTGGACACGCTGCGCCAGTCGCGCGACCAGCTGTCCAAGCAGTCCGAGCAGATCGATTCCGAGATCGACGGCATCGACGCGCAGATCACCGCGCTGGCCCGGCAGCGCGAGCTGATCGGCCGCGAGCTGACCGACCAGCAGAGCCTGCTGGACCGGGGCCTGGCGCAGGCCAGCCGCGTGCTGGCGCTGCAGCGCGAGGCGGCGCGGATGGATGGCGAGCTGGGATCGCTGCAGGCCGCCCGCGCCTCGGCCGCCAGCCGCCAGACCGAGCTGGAGATCCAGCGCCTGCGCCTGGCCGGGGAACGCCGCGAGCAGGCCGAGACCGAGCTGCGCGACCAGGGCTATCGCGAGCTGGAGCTGGCCGAACGCCGCCGCAGCCTGTCCGAACAGCTGGACCGGCTGGAGATCCGGGCCCCGGTCTCGGGGATCGTCTACAACATGCAGGTGACGACGCCGCGATCCGTGATCCGGCCCGCCGATCCGCTGCTGTACCTGATCCCGCAGGACCGGCCCCTGGTCATCGGCGCGCGCATCGCCACGATCAACATCGACGAGGTGCAGCTGGGCCAGCCCGTCGTGCTGCGCTTTTCGGCCTTCTCGTCGCGCACCACGCCCGAGATCGACGGCCGGCTGGACCGCATCTCGGCCGATGCGCTGATCGACGAGGCGACGCGGACGCCCTATTACCGGGCCGAGGTGTCGATCCCGCCGGACGAGCTGGAAAAGCTGGGCACGCTGGCCTTGGTCCCCGGCATGCCGGTCGAGGTCTATATCCAGACCGGCGACCGCAGCCCGATGGCCTATCTGGTCAAGCCGCTGACCGATTACTTCAACCGCGCCTTCCGCGAAAGCTGA